The following are encoded together in the Humulus lupulus chromosome 5, drHumLupu1.1, whole genome shotgun sequence genome:
- the LOC133777504 gene encoding protein FATTY ACID EXPORT 3, chloroplastic, whose translation MNTDRAKMSATIESLSLLNPSRNTGSWFSLKKAVPMALSSSPSALRFDPLLRAHSCRLFAAPTRGLGSVSILQHRQISWTRPLVVFAASHEDSKHSEIEVEKEKDNIKLGADESQEAWREALASFKEQALKIQGVSQEAYEVYSKKALVILKETSEQLKIQADKAKYDLSEIVKEISEDGKDYLSTAAEQSPEVKEIVETFTLSTDDLSDISKIHDFRVGIPYGFVLSIGGFLAFMVTGSTAAIRFGVILGGSLLALSVVSLRSHKKGKPSSLALKGQVAIASIIFLREVRLLTQRPSFISVLTSFVSGTVGAFYVYRISRDGEHERGSDLGKKAES comes from the exons ATGAATACAGACAGAGCAAAAATGAGTGCGACGATTGAATCGCTTTCGCTCTTAAACCCTAGCCGTAACACTGGTTCTTGGTTCTCTTTGAAGAAGGCGGTTCCAATGGCTTTGTCTTCCTCGCCGTCTGCTTTGCGGTTCGATCCACTGCTAAGAGCTCACAGTTGCCGACTATTTGCTGCGCCAACCAGAGGGCTAGGCTCTGTTTCAATTTTACAACATCGACAAATCTCCTGGACTCGTCCGCTGGTTGTATTTGCCGCTTCGCACGAGGATTCG AAGCATTCCGAAATTGAAGTGGAGAAGGAAAAGGATAATATAAAATTGGGAGCTGACGAATCTCAGGAAGCTTGGAGAGAGGCCTTAGCTTCTTTTAAAGAACAAGCTTTAAAGATTCAGGGTGTATCTCAGGAAGCATATGAGGTATACTCTAAGAAAGCTTTGGTTATTCTGAAAGAAACATCAGAGCAGTTGAAAATACAAGCCGATAAAGCAAAGTATGATCTGAGTGAGATAGTAAAAGAAATCAGTGAAGATGGCAAAGACTATCTTTCAACTGCTGCAGAACAATCTCCTGAAGTTAAGGAAATTGTAGAAACGTTCACTTTATCAACTGATGATCTGAGTGACATTTCAAAAATCCATGACTTCCGAGTTGGGATACCATATG GTTTTGTTCTTTCTATTGGTGGATTTCTTGCCTTCATGGTAACAGGAAGCACTGCTGCCATTAGGTTTGGTGTTATTCTTGGTGGTTCTCTTCTGGCTTTAAGTGTTGTGAGTTTAAGATCACATAAGAAAGGAAAACCATCTTCTTTAGCTCTCAAGGGGCAAGTGG CTATTGCAAGTATAATTTTTCTGAGGGAGGTACGTTTGCTGACACAG AGACCATCATTTATCAGTGTTTTAACATCGTTTGTCAG CGGAACAGTGGGGGCTTTCTATGTCTACAGGATTTCACGAGATGGAGAACATGAACGAGGGTCAGACTTGGGAAAGAAGGCAGAGAGTTGA